A stretch of DNA from Spirosoma endbachense:
ACAGCAGCGGCCTTACCCAATGGCGTGATTGGGGCCGCTATGGGGCTGCGCTTCCGGGCGGGTATTCAACCCGGCGATGTTGTTTTGATCAATGGCGCAACGGGCTTCACGGGCCGGGTAGCCGTGCAAATTGCCAAACAGTATGGGGCCAAAAAAGTGATTGCCACGGGCCGCAATCCCAACTCCTTGCAAGAGGTATTGGCTTTAGGAGCCGACGAGATTATTTCGGTGAATCAGAGCGACGAAGACTTTCTGGCTCAAATTCGGGCGCTCCACAGTCGGTCGCCGGTTGATGTGATCATCGATTATCTTTGGGGCCACTCGGCTGAGCTACTTCTGGCTTCGTTGAAAGGCAAGGGAGCCTTTACCCATCCGGTGCGTTTTGTCTCGATTGGTAGTGTAACGGGGGATAAACTACAGCTATCCGCCGAAAATTTGCGCAGTGTTAATCTCCACCTATCGGGCTCCGGATTGGGTAGTTGGACGCGTCAAGATGTGGGTAAACTGTTTAGGGAAATTTTACCCGACATGTTTCAACTAGCGGCCGAGGGTAAGCTCAAGGTTGACACGGTTAGGGTTAACTTAGCCGAAATTGAATCAATCTACAACGTAGTCATTGCCGATGGGAAGCGACTCGTCATTACCATGCATTGACTCTTACCTAGGAGGTCTGGAACGCCATTGGATTAATCCCTTGGGATGATTACTTTAAGGACCGTCAATCGATCTTTTGTTTAAGACCTGCTGTTCATGCCAATCTATTTGTTCAAACCCATTTGTAGGATGGGCTGTATGTTGGGACTACTACTGCTGTTTGGCCATTGTTCAAGACGCCAGTATCCTGATTCGCATGCGGCTTCCTGTTATCCGAATCACCCCTACGATACCACTTCCTATCAATGGACAACTCCGCCGGATTCATTACTGACCCAACTCCTGCCCCGCTATAGTCGCTATAATCTGATGGTCGCCCACGCGGCTGGGCTGCTTCCTTTGCTGCAAAGTTACCAACTCCATAGAGCGAAATTAAGACAAGATTCTTCCTTGGCCCGACGCTTTCTAGTAGCCGAACAGAAAGCTCGTATTCAGGATCGGGTTGCTCTTTTCCGCACGCAAGTAGCCAGCTTAGCGGCTGAATTAGACTGTGAAGCTTTACGGGTCAACCGACTCATTGTCTATCAGGACCGACTTGAACAAGTTCGCATTAGAAACCTGACGGTTTCCTC
This window harbors:
- a CDS encoding quinone oxidoreductase family protein — encoded protein: MKAAIMYPSGEGPRYVEVPSPVVTSEAEVLMTVKAAAIKHIDRGRASGNHYSAEAQSPGQATIIGGDGVGLLADGTRVYAMGVSGMVAQQAVVEKDRMVVVPEGVDDATAAALPNGVIGAAMGLRFRAGIQPGDVVLINGATGFTGRVAVQIAKQYGAKKVIATGRNPNSLQEVLALGADEIISVNQSDEDFLAQIRALHSRSPVDVIIDYLWGHSAELLLASLKGKGAFTHPVRFVSIGSVTGDKLQLSAENLRSVNLHLSGSGLGSWTRQDVGKLFREILPDMFQLAAEGKLKVDTVRVNLAEIESIYNVVIADGKRLVITMH